In Bradyrhizobium sp. CCBAU 051011, the following are encoded in one genomic region:
- a CDS encoding VWA domain-containing protein has translation MAGALAMTPPNDRAGQRLSAEQTQRLLRWRMALGRYADNQLGSSGLTAEELRRDQLLERIYAERGRQRGLRLGSGRKGSLDPSQITIPDWLNDSRRLFPASVFETIQGHALNDLGLAGLFADPASLQKLQPNLDLMKVLLAFKGKADRNLVEAIRGVVDTVVEELKRKLKAEMERALSGRRDRFRRGKLRSAANLDLRRTIRDNLRHYSPERKAVIAERLHFVARNKRRMPWTIILCVDQSGSMLNSLIHATVMASILAGLPAVDVRFVAFDTSIVDMSDKLADPVDLLLSVQLGGGTDIARAMTYCEGLVVNPSRTVIALISDFEEGGSLADLLRCVRRLAEARTRLIGLAALDTNGAAVFDRSAAAKLAGLGMHIAAMTPDRFAEWLVGIMD, from the coding sequence ATGGCTGGAGCCCTCGCCATGACGCCGCCGAACGACAGAGCCGGTCAGCGATTGTCCGCAGAGCAGACGCAGCGCCTCTTGCGCTGGCGCATGGCGTTGGGGCGCTACGCGGACAATCAGCTCGGCAGTTCGGGCCTCACGGCTGAAGAGCTGCGTCGCGACCAATTGCTCGAACGCATCTATGCGGAGCGCGGCCGCCAGCGCGGCCTGCGCCTGGGCAGCGGCCGCAAGGGCTCGCTCGATCCGAGCCAGATCACCATTCCCGACTGGCTCAACGACAGCCGCCGGCTGTTTCCGGCCTCGGTGTTCGAGACCATTCAGGGCCATGCGCTGAATGACCTCGGCCTGGCCGGACTGTTCGCCGATCCAGCCTCGCTGCAGAAGCTGCAACCCAATCTCGACCTGATGAAGGTGCTGCTTGCCTTCAAGGGAAAGGCGGACAGGAACCTGGTCGAGGCGATCCGCGGGGTCGTCGATACCGTGGTCGAAGAGCTCAAGCGGAAACTGAAGGCGGAGATGGAACGTGCATTGTCGGGCCGGCGCGATCGCTTCCGCCGCGGCAAGCTGCGATCGGCGGCCAATCTCGACCTCCGCCGCACCATCCGAGACAATTTGCGGCACTACAGCCCCGAGCGTAAGGCCGTCATCGCCGAGCGGCTGCATTTTGTCGCCCGGAACAAGCGACGCATGCCATGGACGATCATCCTGTGCGTCGACCAGAGCGGGTCGATGCTCAACTCGCTCATCCACGCCACCGTGATGGCCTCGATCCTGGCGGGGCTGCCGGCCGTGGACGTGCGCTTCGTCGCTTTCGATACCTCGATCGTCGATATGTCCGACAAGCTTGCCGATCCGGTCGACCTCCTGCTCTCGGTCCAGCTTGGCGGCGGCACCGATATCGCGCGCGCCATGACTTATTGCGAGGGCCTTGTCGTCAATCCCAGCCGTACCGTCATTGCGCTGATCAGCGACTTTGAGGAAGGCGGCTCGCTTGCCGACCTGCTGCGCTGTGTCCGGCGCCTTGCGGAAGCCCGCACCCGGCTGATCGGCCTCGCCGCGCTCGACACCAACGGCGCGGCCGTGTTCGACCGCTCTGCCGCCGCGAAGCTGGCAGGCCTCGGCATGCACATCGCCGCCATGACGCCCGACCGCTTCGCGGAATGGCTGGTCGGCATCATGGACTAA
- a CDS encoding SWIM zinc finger family protein codes for MSKLIPLYAQIDDATLEAMASKGIVRRGRADAVNVRFEAIGADEIVGTIEGATVRLDDKGLAKARCTCPAATTCRHKIAIVFALRTQAGEQPAAPAVETDWPARLATFDRKTLLNAVGKTGLREAIRLFALAEAATIHPGGLSLKVVLRLSAEEIEVAVPAEGDFSSVVSGLPERRRPAGHAAAILAARRHFGHETIEIDETDTVVDQKAFVPDGPLLAAMRDAVCRAYSQGFAVPSRALEERLMLLSVSSRAEAMPRLSASLRRIAEGLEQRRSRSVNHDPVELLREIAFAHALLHAVSHTSDDARLRRLAGTVRAEYEPIGDVGLIGLGATLFETIAGAVGVTGHFAEPATGRRFTATLARGTTHDTRFDPRAAYRTQSIWGHTLARLSSATFHLSGAHASSTGRLSLSQTSRAEAIQPFKPGPEEIAGWARDRSGPLADLAHMSWPILADHLARCFAPSLDAPPLSAQPVILLPSRIAPVTFDDLTQRLRWPLMDLSGAWISLTLDHDDEGRGLGASRIAALEAALGDGGNKRPFAIVAIARPEGGKIVLEPIALWGETQTSLDFPDRIPAQGADVVSRLMAGLRRRVTQFAPPPPADVTVRQTSQLLQAGVDALIGFAEAGLHSPAQERLLAPMAKTYQLASLTPLAQLFSRTVASRGSDASSAALASAQGLFTLQSFNSRLQIWT; via the coding sequence ATGTCCAAGCTCATCCCGCTTTACGCCCAGATCGACGACGCAACCCTGGAGGCCATGGCCTCCAAGGGCATTGTTCGCCGCGGGCGCGCCGATGCGGTCAATGTGCGGTTCGAAGCGATCGGTGCTGACGAGATCGTCGGTACAATCGAGGGCGCCACGGTGCGGCTCGACGACAAGGGCCTCGCCAAGGCGCGCTGCACCTGCCCGGCTGCCACCACGTGCCGGCACAAGATCGCAATTGTTTTCGCGCTGCGAACCCAGGCTGGCGAGCAACCAGCCGCGCCGGCGGTCGAGACCGATTGGCCGGCCCGCCTCGCGACCTTCGACCGCAAAACCCTGCTGAACGCCGTCGGCAAGACTGGCTTGCGCGAGGCCATCCGGCTGTTTGCCCTGGCCGAAGCTGCGACGATCCACCCCGGCGGCCTCTCGCTCAAAGTGGTGTTGCGATTGAGCGCGGAGGAAATTGAGGTCGCGGTGCCGGCCGAGGGCGATTTCAGTTCCGTGGTTTCCGGCCTGCCCGAGCGCCGACGACCAGCCGGCCATGCCGCTGCGATCCTCGCGGCGCGCCGCCATTTCGGCCACGAGACGATCGAGATCGACGAGACGGATACTGTTGTCGATCAAAAGGCATTCGTTCCCGACGGACCGCTGCTCGCCGCCATGCGGGACGCGGTGTGCCGCGCCTATTCGCAAGGATTTGCCGTACCATCGCGCGCGCTTGAAGAGCGGCTGATGCTGCTTTCGGTTTCCAGCCGCGCCGAGGCGATGCCGCGTCTTTCCGCCAGCCTGCGGCGCATCGCCGAGGGGCTGGAACAGCGCCGCTCGCGCAGCGTCAACCATGACCCGGTGGAGCTGCTGCGCGAGATCGCGTTCGCCCACGCCTTGCTCCATGCGGTTTCGCACACCAGCGATGACGCGCGTTTGCGCAGACTTGCAGGCACGGTGCGCGCCGAATACGAACCCATCGGCGATGTTGGCCTGATCGGCCTCGGAGCGACGCTGTTCGAGACGATCGCCGGCGCGGTCGGCGTGACCGGCCATTTCGCCGAACCGGCAACGGGGCGGCGGTTCACGGCCACGCTGGCCAGGGGTACCACCCACGACACGCGCTTTGACCCGCGCGCTGCCTATCGCACCCAGTCGATCTGGGGCCACACACTGGCCCGGCTTTCGTCGGCCACATTTCATCTTTCCGGCGCGCATGCTTCGTCCACCGGCCGGCTTTCCTTGTCGCAAACGAGCCGCGCCGAAGCGATCCAGCCGTTCAAGCCAGGCCCGGAGGAAATCGCCGGCTGGGCCCGGGATCGCAGTGGTCCGCTCGCCGATCTGGCCCATATGTCCTGGCCGATCCTTGCCGACCATCTCGCTCGCTGCTTCGCGCCGTCGCTCGACGCGCCACCGCTTTCGGCACAGCCGGTCATCCTGCTGCCAAGCCGCATTGCGCCCGTGACCTTTGACGATCTGACGCAGCGTCTGCGCTGGCCACTGATGGATCTGAGCGGCGCGTGGATTTCGCTCACGCTCGACCATGACGACGAAGGACGTGGACTTGGCGCCAGTCGCATCGCGGCGCTCGAGGCCGCGCTCGGCGACGGCGGCAACAAGCGGCCGTTTGCCATCGTCGCGATCGCAAGGCCCGAGGGTGGAAAGATAGTGCTGGAGCCGATCGCGCTTTGGGGAGAGACCCAGACGTCGCTCGACTTCCCCGATCGAATCCCCGCACAGGGCGCCGATGTTGTCTCCCGCCTCATGGCGGGCCTGCGCAGGAGGGTGACCCAGTTCGCCCCGCCGCCGCCGGCCGACGTTACCGTGCGCCAGACGTCTCAACTGCTGCAGGCCGGCGTCGATGCGTTGATCGGCTTTGCGGAAGCCGGGCTGCACAGCCCCGCCCAAGAGAGGCTGCTGGCGCCGATGGCAAAGACCTATCAGCTTGCGTCGCTGACGCCGCTTGCTCAACTGTTTTCGCGGACGGTCGCAAGCCGCGGAAGCGACGCCTCCTCTGCAGCCCTGGCCAGCGCCCAAGGACTGTTCACGCTGCAGAGCTTCAATAGCCGCCTTCAGATCTGGACGTGA
- a CDS encoding FAD-binding oxidoreductase, which translates to MRVVICGAGVIGACTAYFLARRGIDVIVVERTEVAAAASGKAGGFRALDWSAGTPLDALARRSFHLHAALPDEIAGDWAYQRMTAYSGLVVPDHARSHSPAKLDWLSDGVVVVDRLGTPETTAIVHPRKFTSAMMSAAQSYGAELRAGRVTGMVRSADGSAVKGVEVDGAVLEADAVVIAMGPWSLMAAAWVHLPAVFGQRSPSLVYDTGTDVTADALFLEYHEGSAVAATVEVFPRADGSTLITASSDQAPLPLDPAVVTADQNEVDRLQAISERLSPFFRPERIIARQACFRPVTQDSLPLIGKVPQIEGVYVATGHSVWGILNAPATGQALAELIAEGVSLTTDLEPFDPARFRVPIYRPVR; encoded by the coding sequence ATGCGGGTGGTGATTTGCGGAGCCGGCGTGATCGGAGCCTGCACCGCCTACTTCCTCGCTCGCCGCGGCATCGACGTCATCGTGGTGGAGAGGACCGAAGTGGCTGCGGCGGCGTCCGGCAAGGCCGGCGGATTTCGGGCGCTCGACTGGTCCGCTGGCACTCCGCTCGATGCGCTGGCGCGCCGCAGCTTTCATCTCCACGCCGCCCTACCCGACGAGATTGCGGGTGATTGGGCCTACCAGCGCATGACCGCCTATAGCGGGCTCGTCGTCCCCGATCATGCTCGTAGTCATTCACCGGCCAAACTCGATTGGCTTTCCGACGGCGTAGTCGTTGTTGATCGACTCGGCACACCAGAAACAACGGCAATTGTTCACCCGCGCAAATTCACTTCCGCTATGATGAGCGCCGCACAAAGCTACGGCGCTGAACTGCGCGCGGGACGGGTCACCGGGATGGTGCGGAGTGCGGATGGATCTGCAGTTAAGGGCGTGGAGGTCGATGGCGCCGTTTTGGAGGCGGATGCCGTCGTGATCGCGATGGGGCCTTGGTCGTTGATGGCCGCCGCGTGGGTGCATCTGCCCGCCGTCTTCGGACAGAGAAGCCCGAGCTTGGTTTACGACACCGGCACCGATGTCACAGCGGATGCCCTCTTCCTCGAATATCATGAAGGGAGCGCCGTGGCTGCAACGGTCGAAGTCTTCCCGCGGGCCGACGGCAGCACACTCATCACCGCCTCCTCAGATCAAGCGCCGCTGCCACTCGACCCCGCGGTCGTTACGGCGGACCAAAACGAGGTTGATCGTCTCCAGGCGATCTCCGAACGGCTGTCACCGTTCTTTCGCCCGGAGAGGATCATCGCGCGGCAAGCCTGCTTCCGGCCGGTCACGCAAGACAGTCTGCCGTTGATCGGCAAAGTGCCGCAGATTGAGGGCGTCTACGTGGCCACCGGCCATAGTGTCTGGGGCATCCTCAACGCACCGGCAACGGGTCAGGCCTTGGCGGAGCTGATCGCCGAGGGCGTTTCGCTCACTACGGATCTGGAGCCTTTCGACCCGGCCCGGTTCCGGGTCCCAATATATCGACCTGTCCGCTGA
- a CDS encoding formate/nitrite transporter family protein produces MADRASPPQPPIFNLNAYSPAEIKEAVEKVGVKKTNLPFLASFMLAVIAGGSIGLGALYYTVVVSDASLSFATARVLGGLVFSLGLAIVLVGGAELFTGNNLIVMAWASGHVTTKEMLRNWGVVYFGNLIGALGLVVLVFLSHHLDMNGGRVGLSILNTAVAKIQPDAVTLFFKGILCNLLVCLAVWLAYAGRSVTDKIVALVFPISAFIAAGFEHCVANMYFLPLAWLMTRAGNVPPDFDASVITMTGIIHNLVPVTLGNIVGGAGLVGAMYWIIYRAAFGESGRSRASQGKEGS; encoded by the coding sequence ATGGCTGATCGGGCATCCCCGCCGCAACCACCCATCTTCAATTTGAATGCCTACAGCCCGGCCGAGATCAAGGAGGCTGTCGAGAAAGTCGGAGTCAAGAAGACGAACCTTCCCTTTCTGGCTTCATTCATGCTGGCCGTGATCGCAGGGGGCAGCATCGGACTTGGCGCACTGTACTATACTGTCGTCGTCAGCGACGCGAGTCTGAGCTTCGCCACGGCGCGTGTGCTCGGCGGACTGGTTTTTTCGCTCGGGCTGGCAATCGTTCTGGTTGGCGGAGCTGAACTCTTCACGGGAAACAATCTGATCGTGATGGCCTGGGCGAGCGGACATGTGACGACGAAGGAAATGCTGCGCAACTGGGGCGTCGTCTATTTCGGCAACCTGATCGGCGCGCTCGGACTTGTGGTCCTGGTCTTCCTTTCGCATCATCTCGACATGAATGGAGGCCGCGTCGGCCTGTCGATACTGAATACGGCTGTCGCCAAGATCCAGCCCGATGCAGTGACGTTATTCTTCAAGGGAATTTTGTGTAACCTGCTCGTTTGCTTGGCGGTGTGGCTGGCATATGCCGGCCGGTCGGTTACCGACAAGATTGTTGCGCTCGTATTTCCGATCTCCGCCTTCATCGCCGCCGGCTTTGAGCACTGCGTCGCCAACATGTATTTCCTGCCCTTGGCCTGGTTGATGACGCGAGCAGGAAATGTCCCTCCTGATTTCGACGCGTCGGTCATAACAATGACGGGCATTATTCACAATCTTGTACCGGTCACGCTCGGCAATATCGTAGGTGGTGCCGGCCTCGTCGGCGCGATGTATTGGATTATCTATCGGGCAGCCTTCGGTGAGAGCGGCAGGAGCCGTGCTAGTCAGGGCAAAGAAGGGTCATGA
- a CDS encoding aspartate:alanine exchanger family transporter, producing the protein MLDLAREIIGSQPILTAFLAIGLGYLVGQISIGGFSLGVGAVLFVGLAIGAFAPKAQITGPIGLTGLIMFLYGIGILYGRQFFEGMFGVGQKYNLLALVACLASLIVALGLGHIFGIKIGHTLGIYAGSMTSTATLQAALDVVKNKDPSIGYSIAYPFGVIGPILCIYFMTRIVRPKFPAKAQRFHMGEISIGEGHAGKRLDELTTGALSGVQVTMVRKGGHNFVPVGDTVLSAGDAILVVAEQNEAIARAAATLGKLEPGRLASDRADLDYIRVFVGKASVVGVPLASLPMPAGYPTHLLHVRRYDADLVPAPDLMLEFGDRVGVLTPPDRKDEIRRHFGDTVKAAAEFSYVSLGVGMVLGVLLGLIPIPIPGVGVVTLGIGGGPLIVALILGKLRRTGPMLWTMPLPANIVLRNFGLAMFLATVGVNAGQPFVRTVAESGLTMLFIGVAVLLTTVAIVLLVGHYILRIPYDDLVGVASGATGNPAILVYSTKMAPTERPDIGYAMIFPSMTLVKVIAAQIVGLLMVGSSAG; encoded by the coding sequence ATGTTGGACCTTGCTCGCGAGATCATCGGAAGCCAGCCGATACTGACGGCATTTCTCGCGATCGGATTGGGCTACCTGGTCGGTCAGATCAGCATCGGCGGATTTTCCCTCGGTGTTGGCGCCGTTCTTTTCGTGGGCCTTGCCATCGGTGCGTTTGCCCCCAAAGCGCAGATCACGGGGCCGATCGGGCTGACAGGATTGATCATGTTCCTGTATGGGATCGGGATTCTTTACGGTCGGCAGTTCTTCGAAGGCATGTTCGGCGTCGGGCAGAAGTACAATCTGCTGGCGCTTGTCGCATGCCTAGCCAGCTTGATCGTTGCGCTTGGGCTCGGGCACATCTTCGGTATCAAGATCGGACATACGCTCGGTATCTATGCCGGATCAATGACGAGCACCGCCACGCTCCAGGCGGCCCTCGACGTCGTGAAGAACAAGGATCCATCGATCGGCTATTCCATTGCCTACCCCTTCGGGGTCATCGGTCCGATCCTGTGCATTTACTTCATGACCCGGATCGTAAGGCCGAAATTTCCGGCCAAGGCGCAGCGCTTCCACATGGGCGAAATTTCGATCGGCGAAGGCCATGCCGGAAAGAGATTGGACGAACTGACGACCGGGGCGCTCAGCGGTGTCCAGGTCACGATGGTTCGAAAGGGCGGGCACAATTTCGTTCCTGTGGGCGATACCGTCTTGTCCGCCGGAGACGCCATTCTTGTGGTCGCTGAGCAGAATGAAGCAATTGCCAGGGCGGCCGCCACGCTTGGAAAACTGGAGCCCGGCCGCCTGGCGAGCGACCGCGCCGATCTCGACTACATCAGGGTCTTCGTCGGGAAGGCCAGCGTAGTGGGAGTACCCCTTGCCAGTCTTCCCATGCCGGCCGGCTATCCAACCCACTTATTGCATGTCCGTCGCTATGATGCGGACCTCGTGCCGGCGCCCGACCTGATGCTCGAATTCGGCGATCGGGTAGGGGTGCTGACGCCTCCTGACCGCAAGGACGAAATTCGGCGTCACTTCGGCGACACGGTGAAGGCGGCGGCCGAATTCAGCTACGTTTCGCTCGGCGTTGGAATGGTCCTGGGTGTCTTGCTTGGGCTCATTCCGATTCCGATTCCTGGAGTGGGCGTCGTGACGCTCGGTATCGGAGGGGGGCCGCTGATCGTCGCTCTCATTCTTGGCAAATTGCGGCGCACAGGTCCCATGCTCTGGACCATGCCGTTACCAGCGAACATCGTCTTGCGAAACTTCGGACTTGCGATGTTTCTTGCAACGGTCGGCGTCAACGCAGGGCAGCCCTTTGTTCGAACCGTCGCCGAATCCGGGCTTACGATGCTCTTTATCGGCGTTGCGGTTCTGCTGACGACGGTAGCCATCGTCTTACTGGTGGGCCACTACATTCTGAGAATCCCGTACGACGATCTCGTGGGCGTGGCATCCGGTGCGACCGGAAATCCGGCGATCCTCGTCTATTCGACCAAGATGGCGCCCACTGAACGGCCCGACATCGGCTACGCCATGATCTTTCCTTCCATGACACTGGTGAAGGTGATCGCCGCGCAGATCGTGGGTCTCCTCATGGTTGGCAGCAGCGCTGGCTAG
- the pflA gene encoding pyruvate formate-lyase-activating protein, with protein sequence MSTVQTLEPGSRHDLRVGISPDAPDESQFKDEKGAFGYCHSYETSSRYDGPGLRVVLFVSGCLLRCTYCHNPDTWHLKDGTYVSADHVLRRLGDFAPALLSLGGGLTISGGEPMVQLAFTRRIFAGAKTMGLHTAIQTSGFLGDRVDEDYLSNIDLVLLDIKSSDPDTYRRVTARDLAPTLRFAERLASLSKPVWVRFTLVPGETDDPANVEGIARFVAPMKNVEWVEVQPFHQMGAFKWKAMGLDYKLLDTPTAGRELVDRVIGQFRAAGCRVR encoded by the coding sequence ATGTCGACGGTGCAGACACTTGAACCCGGAAGTCGTCATGACCTCCGGGTGGGGATTTCACCCGACGCGCCAGACGAAAGCCAGTTCAAGGACGAGAAGGGCGCATTCGGATATTGCCATTCCTACGAAACCTCGTCCCGATACGACGGGCCGGGGCTGCGCGTGGTGCTGTTCGTCTCCGGTTGCCTGCTGCGATGCACTTACTGCCACAATCCGGATACCTGGCATCTGAAGGACGGGACCTACGTTTCGGCCGATCACGTGCTCCGTCGCCTAGGCGATTTCGCGCCGGCACTTCTTTCGCTTGGCGGGGGACTCACCATTTCCGGCGGCGAGCCGATGGTTCAGCTTGCATTCACCCGGCGGATATTCGCCGGAGCGAAGACCATGGGCCTGCACACGGCCATTCAGACCTCGGGATTTCTGGGCGATCGTGTCGACGAAGACTACCTGTCGAACATCGATCTCGTCCTGCTCGATATCAAAAGTTCGGATCCCGACACGTACCGGCGCGTGACAGCTCGCGACCTCGCGCCGACGCTGCGCTTCGCCGAGCGCCTCGCTTCGCTATCCAAGCCGGTGTGGGTCCGCTTCACGCTCGTCCCCGGCGAGACCGACGATCCCGCCAACGTCGAGGGCATCGCCCGGTTCGTCGCGCCGATGAAGAACGTCGAGTGGGTCGAGGTGCAGCCGTTCCACCAGATGGGCGCTTTCAAGTGGAAGGCGATGGGGCTCGACTACAAGCTTCTCGATACTCCGACGGCCGGCCGGGAGCTGGTGGATCGGGTGATCGGGCAATTCCGCGCGGCAGGCTGCCGGGTGCGCTGA
- the pflB gene encoding formate C-acetyltransferase has protein sequence MKASAALRKEADAGDCWNGFRPGDWLSSINVRDFIVRNVTPYTGDEAFLAGPSQRTKAVWAKLQPYFAEERKKGVLAVDAQTPSTLLAHKAGYIDRDNEIIVGLQTDQPFKRAIFPFGGLRMVEAGLKAAGFEPDPAVHKAFTNYRKSHNDGVFDAYTPEIMNCRRSGIITGLPDAYGRGRIIGDYRRVALYGIDRLLEAKRAERKQIDGMWPSDDIIRLREELSDQMRALADLASMAKLYGHDISKPASNAQEAFQWTYFAYLGAIKEANGAAMSIGRISSFLDIYIERDLKAGVLDETRAQELWDQLVQKLRIVRFLRTPDYDALFSGDPYWATECIGGMDLDGRTLVTKSSYRMLHTLSNLGPAPEPNITVLWSNHMPATFKRYCAKVSRDTSSLQYENDDLMRPFWGDDYGIACCVSAMRLGKQMQFFGARVNLAKALLYAINGGRDEVSGEQVAPETMPVAGDFLDYDDVMAKFDTTMEWLARTYVHAMNCIHYMHDKYFYERLEMALHDRDILRTMAFGIAGLSVVADSLSAIKYGKIRVARDANGLVVDYQNEGNKATPQFGNNDDRVDQIASDIVTSFMGKIRKHPTYRNATHTQSVLTITSNVVYGKATGNTPDGRRKGEPFGPGANPMHGRDSHGWLASCLSVAKLPYKDAQDGISYTVSVAPQKAHLSENQLIDEAVKAFDVYFDRGGFHMNLNVIDKDTLEDAMKNPDKYPQLTIRVSGYAVNFVRLTPEQQRDVISRTFHGQI, from the coding sequence ATGAAGGCAAGCGCAGCGCTGAGGAAGGAAGCTGATGCCGGTGATTGCTGGAACGGTTTTCGGCCTGGAGACTGGCTCAGCTCCATCAACGTTCGCGATTTCATCGTCCGTAACGTGACGCCGTACACAGGCGACGAAGCTTTTCTCGCCGGGCCGTCGCAGCGCACCAAGGCCGTCTGGGCGAAATTGCAGCCGTACTTCGCCGAGGAAAGAAAAAAGGGAGTGCTTGCAGTAGACGCTCAAACTCCCTCGACGTTGCTTGCCCATAAAGCCGGCTATATCGATCGCGACAACGAAATCATCGTGGGTCTTCAGACCGACCAGCCTTTCAAGCGTGCGATCTTTCCCTTCGGCGGGTTGCGGATGGTCGAGGCGGGACTCAAGGCCGCGGGCTTCGAGCCCGACCCGGCTGTCCACAAGGCTTTCACGAACTACCGAAAATCGCATAACGACGGCGTCTTCGACGCCTATACGCCCGAAATCATGAATTGCCGACGCTCCGGGATCATCACCGGCCTGCCGGATGCTTATGGCCGCGGACGCATTATTGGGGACTACCGGCGGGTCGCTCTCTACGGGATCGACCGGCTTCTCGAGGCCAAGCGTGCCGAGCGTAAACAGATCGACGGCATGTGGCCGAGCGATGACATCATTCGGCTGCGCGAAGAACTGTCCGACCAGATGCGCGCGCTCGCGGACCTTGCCTCGATGGCGAAGCTATACGGCCACGACATATCGAAGCCCGCTAGCAATGCCCAGGAAGCATTCCAATGGACCTACTTTGCCTATCTGGGGGCGATCAAGGAGGCCAATGGGGCGGCAATGTCCATCGGACGCATATCGAGCTTCCTGGACATCTACATCGAACGGGACCTGAAGGCAGGCGTTCTAGACGAAACCAGAGCTCAGGAACTCTGGGATCAGTTGGTTCAGAAGCTCCGTATCGTCCGTTTCCTGCGCACGCCCGACTACGACGCGCTGTTCAGCGGGGACCCCTATTGGGCGACAGAGTGCATCGGCGGAATGGATCTGGACGGGCGCACGCTGGTGACCAAGAGCAGCTATCGCATGCTGCACACGCTTTCAAATCTTGGCCCGGCACCCGAACCGAACATTACGGTTCTCTGGTCCAACCACATGCCCGCAACATTCAAGCGCTACTGCGCCAAGGTCAGCCGCGATACATCCTCTCTTCAGTACGAGAACGACGACCTGATGCGTCCGTTCTGGGGTGACGATTACGGCATTGCCTGCTGTGTTTCGGCGATGCGCCTGGGGAAGCAGATGCAGTTTTTCGGCGCCCGCGTGAATCTGGCGAAGGCGCTGCTGTACGCGATCAATGGCGGCCGCGACGAGGTCTCAGGCGAGCAGGTCGCCCCCGAGACGATGCCGGTCGCGGGCGACTTCCTCGACTATGACGACGTGATGGCCAAGTTCGATACCACTATGGAGTGGCTGGCGCGCACATACGTCCACGCGATGAACTGCATCCACTACATGCACGACAAGTATTTCTATGAACGCCTGGAGATGGCTCTCCACGATCGCGACATTCTCAGAACCATGGCATTCGGCATCGCCGGTCTTTCGGTGGTGGCCGACAGCCTGAGCGCGATCAAGTACGGAAAGATCCGCGTCGCCCGCGATGCGAACGGATTGGTGGTCGATTATCAAAATGAGGGGAACAAGGCGACACCGCAGTTTGGTAACAATGATGACCGCGTCGATCAAATCGCGTCGGACATCGTCACCAGCTTCATGGGGAAGATACGAAAGCACCCCACCTACCGCAACGCGACGCACACCCAGAGCGTCCTCACCATTACTTCGAACGTGGTGTACGGCAAGGCTACGGGAAACACCCCCGATGGCCGCCGCAAGGGCGAGCCGTTCGGGCCCGGCGCAAATCCGATGCACGGCCGGGACAGCCATGGCTGGCTCGCCTCCTGCCTGTCCGTAGCTAAGCTTCCCTACAAGGACGCCCAGGACGGCATCAGCTACACGGTCTCCGTCGCTCCGCAGAAGGCGCATCTGTCAGAAAACCAGTTAATCGATGAAGCCGTCAAGGCGTTCGACGTCTACTTCGATCGAGGCGGGTTCCACATGAACCTGAACGTGATCGACAAGGACACGCTCGAGGATGCCATGAAGAATCCGGACAAGTACCCGCAGCTAACCATTCGAGTCTCCGGCTACGCCGTCAACTTCGTCCGTCTGACGCCGGAGCAGCAGAGAGATGTGATCAGCCGCACTTTCCACGGCCAGATCTGA
- a CDS encoding DUF2950 domain-containing protein — MIRLKSLHRAGSVGLAAIVAVALLTASASQAQQAYPSPEDAAAALAAAVKTGTRSAMLKVLGKDGQDIIESGDDVADAEMRQRFLSAYDAKHSIKAEGNKKATLILGADDFPFPIPLVNNRTGWEFDPAAGRIEVLYRRIGRNELDAIQTSLAYVDAQNEYAEKDRTGQGVGVYAQRIVSSPGKKDGLFWRDDREPSPLGELAAQASAEGYKVGEQATPYHGYYYRILKGQGSNAPGGALNYVVKDKMIGGFGLIAYPAEYGNSGVMTFMVNHAGTVYQKDLGKRTESIAKRIYLFDPDQTWKKVDAAAP, encoded by the coding sequence ATGATCAGGCTGAAATCGCTCCATCGCGCTGGTTCGGTGGGTCTCGCTGCAATCGTGGCAGTGGCGCTGTTGACTGCCTCCGCGTCCCAGGCGCAGCAGGCCTATCCCTCGCCGGAGGACGCTGCGGCGGCGCTGGCTGCCGCGGTCAAGACCGGCACGAGGAGTGCGATGCTCAAGGTCCTCGGCAAAGACGGGCAAGACATTATCGAGTCCGGCGATGATGTTGCCGATGCCGAGATGCGGCAACGTTTCCTCTCTGCCTATGACGCGAAGCATTCCATCAAGGCCGAAGGAAACAAGAAGGCTACGCTTATCCTCGGCGCCGACGATTTTCCATTCCCGATTCCCTTGGTGAACAACAGGACGGGCTGGGAGTTCGACCCGGCTGCGGGTCGTATCGAAGTTCTGTATCGTCGCATCGGACGCAATGAACTGGACGCGATTCAAACCTCGCTGGCTTACGTAGATGCGCAGAACGAATATGCCGAAAAGGATCGCACCGGCCAGGGGGTAGGGGTCTACGCACAGCGCATCGTCAGTAGCCCGGGCAAGAAGGATGGGCTGTTCTGGCGCGACGATCGCGAGCCGAGCCCGCTGGGCGAATTGGCGGCGCAGGCATCCGCCGAAGGGTACAAGGTCGGAGAGCAGGCGACGCCTTATCATGGCTATTATTATCGAATTTTGAAGGGCCAGGGGTCCAACGCGCCGGGCGGAGCTCTGAACTACGTCGTCAAGGACAAAATGATCGGCGGCTTCGGGCTGATCGCATACCCCGCCGAGTACGGAAATTCCGGCGTCATGACCTTCATGGTCAATCATGCCGGTACCGTCTACCAGAAGGATCTCGGAAAGCGGACCGAGAGCATCGCCAAGCGCATTTACCTGTTCGATCCGGATCAGACCTGGAAGAAGGTCGATGCAGCGGCCCCTTGA